The proteins below come from a single Etheostoma spectabile isolate EspeVRDwgs_2016 chromosome 4, UIUC_Espe_1.0, whole genome shotgun sequence genomic window:
- the pfkfb4a gene encoding 6-phosphofructo-2-kinase/fructose-2,6-bisphosphatase 4a isoform X1, producing the protein MSLTVKQRMCCVRTTAITADCGQPEARDKIEREIEREIEREIEREREREREREPATRDRIVSPSTRTEQPRAARMKHRSSSEQHHGKRPRVPAAAASTSPQDRMEDKPPSNPRELTQNPLKKIWMPCKNGLPEKHISQRKICMTNCPTLIVTVGLPARGKTYISKKLTRYLNWIGVPTREFNVGQYRRECVKIYKSFEFFRPDNEEGLKIRRQCASAALNDVRQYLSEEGGQVAVFDATNTTRERRETIIQFAEQNGFKVFFVESVCEDPDVIQENIVQVKLGSPDYTNCNTEEAVEDFMKRIKCYENSYETLDEVLDRDLSYIKIIDVGQRYLVNRVLDHIQSRIVYYLMNIHITPRSIYLCRHGESELNVNGRIGGDSGLTPRGKEFGKKLSQFILEQGISDLKVWTSQMKRTIQTAEALHVPYEQWKVLNEIDAGVCEEMMYEEIQDHYPLEFALRDQDKYRYRYPKGESYEDLVQRLEPVIMELERQENVLVICHQAVMRCLLAYFLDKTAEELPYLKCPLHTVLKLTPVAYGCKVESISLNVDAVDTHRERPENVEVSRMSEEALLTVPAHQ; encoded by the exons ATGTCACTTACGGTTAAGCAGAGGATGTGCTGCGTCCGTACTACAGCTATTACGGCCGACTGTGGCCAGCCCGAAGCACGTGACAAGATAGAGCGAGAGATAGAGCGAGAGATAGAGCGAGAgatagagcgagagagagagcgagagagagagcgagaaccGGCGACCCGCGACCGCATCGTCTCTCCATCAACGCGGACGGAGCAGCCGAGAGCAGCGCGGATGAAACACCGGTCATCTTCAGAGCAGCATCACGGGAAAAGGCCCCGTGTTCCCGCCGCGGCTGCCTCCACCTCACCGCAAGACAGAATGGAGGACAAACCACCGTCAAATCCGCGGGAACTCACACAGAACCCGCTCAAGAAGATCTGGATGCCGTGTAAAAATGGCCTTCCTGAGAAACACATTTCTCAAAGAAAGA TATGTATGACCAACTGCCCCACCCTGATTGTGACAGTGGGCCTTCCTGCCAGGGGGAAGACCTATATCTCAAAGAAGCTGACCCGCTACCTTAACTGGATCGGAGTGCCCACCAGAG AGTTCAATGTTGGACAGTAcaggagagagtgtgtgaaGATCTACAAGTCCTTTGAGTTCTTCCGTCCAGACAACGAGGAGGGGTTAAAGATCAGACG ACAATGTGCCTCAGCAGCGTTGAACGATGTGCGGCAGTATCTCTCAGAAGAAGGAGGCCAAGTGGCG GTTTTTGATGCAACAAACACCAcgagagaaaggagggaaacCATAATCCAGTTTGCAGAGCAGAATGGCTTTAAG GTGTTCTTTGTGGAGTCTGTTTGTGAAGACCCCGATGTCATACAGGAGAACATAGTG CAAGTGAAGCTGGGTAGCCCCGACTACaccaactgtaacacagaagaAGCAGTGGAAGATTTCATGAAGAGGATCAAGTGTTATGAAAACTCCTACGAGACCCTCGATGAAGTCTTGGACAG GGATCTCTCCTACATTAAAATCATAGATGTTGGTCAGCGCTACTTGGTCAACAGGGTGTTGGACCACATTCAGAGCCGTATTGTCTACTACCTCATGAACATTCACATCACGCCACGCTCCATCTACCTGTGCCGCCACGGGGAGAGCGAGCTCAATGTCAATGGACGAATCGGAGGAGACTCAGGCCTCACACCTAGAGGCAAAGAG TTTGGGAAGAAGCTGAGCCAGTTCATCCTAGAGCAGGGCATCAGTGACCTGAAGGTGTGGACCAGTCAGATGAAGAGAACCATCCAGACAGCTGAGGCTCTTCATGTGCCCTACGAACAGTGGAAGGTCCTGAACGAGATTGATGCT GGCGTGTGTGAGGAGATGATGTATGAAGAGATCCAGGACCACTATCCTCTGGAGTTTGCTCTAAGGGACCAGGACAAATACCGCTATCGGTACCCGAAAGGAGAG TCCTATGAGGACCTGGTGCAGCGGTTGGAGCCGGTCATTATGGAGCTGGAGCGGCAAGAGAACGTGCTGGTCATCTGTCACCAGGCCGTCATGCGCTGCCTGTTGGCCTATTTCTTGGACAAGACTGCAG AGGAGCTGCCCTACCTGAAGTGCCCGCTGCATACTGTGCTAAAGCTAACGCCAGTGGCCTACG GCTGTAAGGTGGAGTCCATCAGTCTAAATGTGGATGCAGTCGACACACACCGAGAAAGGCCAGAG aACGTAGAAGTGTCGCGGATGTCAGAGGAGGCTTTGCTAACAGTGCCAGCTCACCAATGA
- the pfkfb4a gene encoding 6-phosphofructo-2-kinase/fructose-2,6-bisphosphatase 4a isoform X3, giving the protein MPMMRGCSSRTKLAQNQDRAVCMTNCPTLIVTVGLPARGKTYISKKLTRYLNWIGVPTREFNVGQYRRECVKIYKSFEFFRPDNEEGLKIRRQCASAALNDVRQYLSEEGGQVAVFDATNTTRERRETIIQFAEQNGFKVFFVESVCEDPDVIQENIVQVKLGSPDYTNCNTEEAVEDFMKRIKCYENSYETLDEVLDRDLSYIKIIDVGQRYLVNRVLDHIQSRIVYYLMNIHITPRSIYLCRHGESELNVNGRIGGDSGLTPRGKEFGKKLSQFILEQGISDLKVWTSQMKRTIQTAEALHVPYEQWKVLNEIDAGVCEEMMYEEIQDHYPLEFALRDQDKYRYRYPKGESYEDLVQRLEPVIMELERQENVLVICHQAVMRCLLAYFLDKTAEELPYLKCPLHTVLKLTPVAYGCKVESISLNVDAVDTHRERPENVEVSRMSEEALLTVPAHQ; this is encoded by the exons ATGCCCATGATGAGAGGCTGCTCCAGCCGCACCAAGCTTGCACAGAACCAGGACAGAGCGG TATGTATGACCAACTGCCCCACCCTGATTGTGACAGTGGGCCTTCCTGCCAGGGGGAAGACCTATATCTCAAAGAAGCTGACCCGCTACCTTAACTGGATCGGAGTGCCCACCAGAG AGTTCAATGTTGGACAGTAcaggagagagtgtgtgaaGATCTACAAGTCCTTTGAGTTCTTCCGTCCAGACAACGAGGAGGGGTTAAAGATCAGACG ACAATGTGCCTCAGCAGCGTTGAACGATGTGCGGCAGTATCTCTCAGAAGAAGGAGGCCAAGTGGCG GTTTTTGATGCAACAAACACCAcgagagaaaggagggaaacCATAATCCAGTTTGCAGAGCAGAATGGCTTTAAG GTGTTCTTTGTGGAGTCTGTTTGTGAAGACCCCGATGTCATACAGGAGAACATAGTG CAAGTGAAGCTGGGTAGCCCCGACTACaccaactgtaacacagaagaAGCAGTGGAAGATTTCATGAAGAGGATCAAGTGTTATGAAAACTCCTACGAGACCCTCGATGAAGTCTTGGACAG GGATCTCTCCTACATTAAAATCATAGATGTTGGTCAGCGCTACTTGGTCAACAGGGTGTTGGACCACATTCAGAGCCGTATTGTCTACTACCTCATGAACATTCACATCACGCCACGCTCCATCTACCTGTGCCGCCACGGGGAGAGCGAGCTCAATGTCAATGGACGAATCGGAGGAGACTCAGGCCTCACACCTAGAGGCAAAGAG TTTGGGAAGAAGCTGAGCCAGTTCATCCTAGAGCAGGGCATCAGTGACCTGAAGGTGTGGACCAGTCAGATGAAGAGAACCATCCAGACAGCTGAGGCTCTTCATGTGCCCTACGAACAGTGGAAGGTCCTGAACGAGATTGATGCT GGCGTGTGTGAGGAGATGATGTATGAAGAGATCCAGGACCACTATCCTCTGGAGTTTGCTCTAAGGGACCAGGACAAATACCGCTATCGGTACCCGAAAGGAGAG TCCTATGAGGACCTGGTGCAGCGGTTGGAGCCGGTCATTATGGAGCTGGAGCGGCAAGAGAACGTGCTGGTCATCTGTCACCAGGCCGTCATGCGCTGCCTGTTGGCCTATTTCTTGGACAAGACTGCAG AGGAGCTGCCCTACCTGAAGTGCCCGCTGCATACTGTGCTAAAGCTAACGCCAGTGGCCTACG GCTGTAAGGTGGAGTCCATCAGTCTAAATGTGGATGCAGTCGACACACACCGAGAAAGGCCAGAG aACGTAGAAGTGTCGCGGATGTCAGAGGAGGCTTTGCTAACAGTGCCAGCTCACCAATGA
- the pfkfb4a gene encoding 6-phosphofructo-2-kinase/fructose-2,6-bisphosphatase 4a isoform X4 has translation MPMMRGCSSRTKLAQNQDRAVCMTNCPTLIVTVGLPARGKTYISKKLTRYLNWIGVPTREFNVGQYRRECVKIYKSFEFFRPDNEEGLKIRRQCASAALNDVRQYLSEEGGQVAVFDATNTTRERRETIIQFAEQNGFKVFFVESVCEDPDVIQENIVQVKLGSPDYTNCNTEEAVEDFMKRIKCYENSYETLDEVLDRDLSYIKIIDVGQRYLVNRVLDHIQSRIVYYLMNIHITPRSIYLCRHGESELNVNGRIGGDSGLTPRGKEFGKKLSQFILEQGISDLKVWTSQMKRTIQTAEALHVPYEQWKVLNEIDAGVCEEMMYEEIQDHYPLEFALRDQDKYRYRYPKGESYEDLVQRLEPVIMELERQENVLVICHQAVMRCLLAYFLDKTAEELPYLKCPLHTVLKLTPVAYGCKVESISLNVDAVDTHRERPENVNIHRTTRDALQTVPPHL, from the exons ATGCCCATGATGAGAGGCTGCTCCAGCCGCACCAAGCTTGCACAGAACCAGGACAGAGCGG TATGTATGACCAACTGCCCCACCCTGATTGTGACAGTGGGCCTTCCTGCCAGGGGGAAGACCTATATCTCAAAGAAGCTGACCCGCTACCTTAACTGGATCGGAGTGCCCACCAGAG AGTTCAATGTTGGACAGTAcaggagagagtgtgtgaaGATCTACAAGTCCTTTGAGTTCTTCCGTCCAGACAACGAGGAGGGGTTAAAGATCAGACG ACAATGTGCCTCAGCAGCGTTGAACGATGTGCGGCAGTATCTCTCAGAAGAAGGAGGCCAAGTGGCG GTTTTTGATGCAACAAACACCAcgagagaaaggagggaaacCATAATCCAGTTTGCAGAGCAGAATGGCTTTAAG GTGTTCTTTGTGGAGTCTGTTTGTGAAGACCCCGATGTCATACAGGAGAACATAGTG CAAGTGAAGCTGGGTAGCCCCGACTACaccaactgtaacacagaagaAGCAGTGGAAGATTTCATGAAGAGGATCAAGTGTTATGAAAACTCCTACGAGACCCTCGATGAAGTCTTGGACAG GGATCTCTCCTACATTAAAATCATAGATGTTGGTCAGCGCTACTTGGTCAACAGGGTGTTGGACCACATTCAGAGCCGTATTGTCTACTACCTCATGAACATTCACATCACGCCACGCTCCATCTACCTGTGCCGCCACGGGGAGAGCGAGCTCAATGTCAATGGACGAATCGGAGGAGACTCAGGCCTCACACCTAGAGGCAAAGAG TTTGGGAAGAAGCTGAGCCAGTTCATCCTAGAGCAGGGCATCAGTGACCTGAAGGTGTGGACCAGTCAGATGAAGAGAACCATCCAGACAGCTGAGGCTCTTCATGTGCCCTACGAACAGTGGAAGGTCCTGAACGAGATTGATGCT GGCGTGTGTGAGGAGATGATGTATGAAGAGATCCAGGACCACTATCCTCTGGAGTTTGCTCTAAGGGACCAGGACAAATACCGCTATCGGTACCCGAAAGGAGAG TCCTATGAGGACCTGGTGCAGCGGTTGGAGCCGGTCATTATGGAGCTGGAGCGGCAAGAGAACGTGCTGGTCATCTGTCACCAGGCCGTCATGCGCTGCCTGTTGGCCTATTTCTTGGACAAGACTGCAG AGGAGCTGCCCTACCTGAAGTGCCCGCTGCATACTGTGCTAAAGCTAACGCCAGTGGCCTACG GCTGTAAGGTGGAGTCCATCAGTCTAAATGTGGATGCAGTCGACACACACCGAGAAAGGCCAGAG AATGTGAACATCCATCGTACAACTCGAGACGCCCTGCAGACCGTCCCTCCTCACCTCTGA
- the LOC116687761 gene encoding actin-related protein 2/3 complex subunit 4, whose amino-acid sequence MTATLRPYLNAVRATLQAALCLENFSSQVVERHNKPEVEVRSSKELLLQPVVISRNDKERVLIEGSINSVRVSIAVKQADEIEKILCHKFMRFMMMRAENFFILRRKPVEGYDISFLITNFHTEQMYKHKLVDFVIHFMEEIDKEISEMKLSVNARARIVAEEFLKNF is encoded by the exons ATG ACAGCGACTCTGCGCCCCTACTTAAACGCTGTGAGGGCCACATTGCAGGCAGCCCTCTGTCTGGAGAACTTCTCCTCTCAGGTGGTGGAGCGACACAACAAGCCTGAGGTGGAGGTCAG GAGCAGTAAGGAGCTGCTACTTCAGCCTGTGGTGATCAGCCGTAATGACAAGGAGAGGGTTCTCATTGAGGGATCCATCAACTCTGTCAGAGTCAGCATTGCTGTCAAGCAG GCTGATGAGATTGAGAAGATCCTTTGCCACAAGTTCATGCGCTTCATGATGATGAGAGCAGAGAACTTCTTCATTCTCAGGAGGAAACCAGTAGAG GGATACGATATTAGCTTCTTGATCACCAACTTCCACACAGAGCAGATGTACAAACACAAGCTGGTGGACTTTGTCATCCACTTCATGGAGGAGATCGACAAGGAGATCAGCGAGATGAAACTGTCCGTTAATGCCAGGGCCCGTATCGTCGCTGAGGAATTCCTCAAGAAC TTCTGA
- the pfkfb4a gene encoding 6-phosphofructo-2-kinase/fructose-2,6-bisphosphatase 4a isoform X2, translating into MSLTVKQRMCCVRTTAITADCGQPEARDKIEREIEREIEREIEREREREREREPATRDRIVSPSTRTEQPRAARMKHRSSSEQHHGKRPRVPAAAASTSPQDRMEDKPPSNPRELTQNPLKKIWMPCKNGLPEKHISQRKICMTNCPTLIVTVGLPARGKTYISKKLTRYLNWIGVPTREFNVGQYRRECVKIYKSFEFFRPDNEEGLKIRRQCASAALNDVRQYLSEEGGQVAVFDATNTTRERRETIIQFAEQNGFKVFFVESVCEDPDVIQENIVQVKLGSPDYTNCNTEEAVEDFMKRIKCYENSYETLDEVLDRDLSYIKIIDVGQRYLVNRVLDHIQSRIVYYLMNIHITPRSIYLCRHGESELNVNGRIGGDSGLTPRGKEFGKKLSQFILEQGISDLKVWTSQMKRTIQTAEALHVPYEQWKVLNEIDAGVCEEMMYEEIQDHYPLEFALRDQDKYRYRYPKGESYEDLVQRLEPVIMELERQENVLVICHQAVMRCLLAYFLDKTAEELPYLKCPLHTVLKLTPVAYGCKVESISLNVDAVDTHRERPENVNIHRTTRDALQTVPPHL; encoded by the exons ATGTCACTTACGGTTAAGCAGAGGATGTGCTGCGTCCGTACTACAGCTATTACGGCCGACTGTGGCCAGCCCGAAGCACGTGACAAGATAGAGCGAGAGATAGAGCGAGAGATAGAGCGAGAgatagagcgagagagagagcgagagagagagcgagaaccGGCGACCCGCGACCGCATCGTCTCTCCATCAACGCGGACGGAGCAGCCGAGAGCAGCGCGGATGAAACACCGGTCATCTTCAGAGCAGCATCACGGGAAAAGGCCCCGTGTTCCCGCCGCGGCTGCCTCCACCTCACCGCAAGACAGAATGGAGGACAAACCACCGTCAAATCCGCGGGAACTCACACAGAACCCGCTCAAGAAGATCTGGATGCCGTGTAAAAATGGCCTTCCTGAGAAACACATTTCTCAAAGAAAGA TATGTATGACCAACTGCCCCACCCTGATTGTGACAGTGGGCCTTCCTGCCAGGGGGAAGACCTATATCTCAAAGAAGCTGACCCGCTACCTTAACTGGATCGGAGTGCCCACCAGAG AGTTCAATGTTGGACAGTAcaggagagagtgtgtgaaGATCTACAAGTCCTTTGAGTTCTTCCGTCCAGACAACGAGGAGGGGTTAAAGATCAGACG ACAATGTGCCTCAGCAGCGTTGAACGATGTGCGGCAGTATCTCTCAGAAGAAGGAGGCCAAGTGGCG GTTTTTGATGCAACAAACACCAcgagagaaaggagggaaacCATAATCCAGTTTGCAGAGCAGAATGGCTTTAAG GTGTTCTTTGTGGAGTCTGTTTGTGAAGACCCCGATGTCATACAGGAGAACATAGTG CAAGTGAAGCTGGGTAGCCCCGACTACaccaactgtaacacagaagaAGCAGTGGAAGATTTCATGAAGAGGATCAAGTGTTATGAAAACTCCTACGAGACCCTCGATGAAGTCTTGGACAG GGATCTCTCCTACATTAAAATCATAGATGTTGGTCAGCGCTACTTGGTCAACAGGGTGTTGGACCACATTCAGAGCCGTATTGTCTACTACCTCATGAACATTCACATCACGCCACGCTCCATCTACCTGTGCCGCCACGGGGAGAGCGAGCTCAATGTCAATGGACGAATCGGAGGAGACTCAGGCCTCACACCTAGAGGCAAAGAG TTTGGGAAGAAGCTGAGCCAGTTCATCCTAGAGCAGGGCATCAGTGACCTGAAGGTGTGGACCAGTCAGATGAAGAGAACCATCCAGACAGCTGAGGCTCTTCATGTGCCCTACGAACAGTGGAAGGTCCTGAACGAGATTGATGCT GGCGTGTGTGAGGAGATGATGTATGAAGAGATCCAGGACCACTATCCTCTGGAGTTTGCTCTAAGGGACCAGGACAAATACCGCTATCGGTACCCGAAAGGAGAG TCCTATGAGGACCTGGTGCAGCGGTTGGAGCCGGTCATTATGGAGCTGGAGCGGCAAGAGAACGTGCTGGTCATCTGTCACCAGGCCGTCATGCGCTGCCTGTTGGCCTATTTCTTGGACAAGACTGCAG AGGAGCTGCCCTACCTGAAGTGCCCGCTGCATACTGTGCTAAAGCTAACGCCAGTGGCCTACG GCTGTAAGGTGGAGTCCATCAGTCTAAATGTGGATGCAGTCGACACACACCGAGAAAGGCCAGAG AATGTGAACATCCATCGTACAACTCGAGACGCCCTGCAGACCGTCCCTCCTCACCTCTGA